One Bosea sp. 685 DNA segment encodes these proteins:
- a CDS encoding lysylphosphatidylglycerol synthase domain-containing protein: protein MPLRRRSRWWWLGPLASATIFGASLVVLWFIIREIQPGALAGAFANASQRQLGLALGFTALSYLLLTGYDALALKRLGLSIPYRTTALASFTSYSVSFTLGFPIVTGGTVRYWIYSPKGVRASEVASLTVIAGLTFWLGLGAILCACLFYATEPVAALARTSPLVVQAVGAAVALGTLGYLAWIASGERTIRVSGWNLPLPGLGITLGQMCLGACEVCAAAAVLFVLLPGGHNIDYPTFLAVYVFACLIGIASHAPGGLGVFEATMLVALSRLPYEGVLGALLLFRIAYYLLPFILALVLLALNEMIRRIRRRER from the coding sequence ATGCCCTTGCGCAGGCGCAGCCGTTGGTGGTGGCTCGGCCCGCTGGCGAGCGCGACGATTTTTGGCGCTTCGCTGGTCGTGCTCTGGTTCATCATCCGGGAGATCCAGCCCGGTGCGCTCGCCGGCGCCTTCGCCAATGCCAGCCAGCGCCAGCTCGGTCTCGCGCTCGGCTTCACCGCGCTGAGCTATCTCCTGCTCACTGGCTATGACGCGCTGGCTCTGAAGCGATTGGGGCTCTCCATCCCCTATCGCACCACGGCGCTCGCCTCCTTCACCAGCTATTCCGTCTCCTTCACGCTCGGTTTTCCGATCGTGACCGGCGGCACGGTGCGTTACTGGATCTATTCGCCCAAGGGCGTGCGCGCCTCCGAGGTCGCGAGCCTGACCGTGATCGCGGGGCTCACCTTCTGGCTCGGCCTCGGTGCGATCCTGTGCGCCTGCTTGTTCTACGCGACCGAGCCGGTGGCGGCGCTGGCGCGCACCTCGCCGCTGGTGGTGCAGGCGGTCGGCGCGGCGGTGGCGCTCGGCACGCTGGGCTATCTCGCCTGGATCGCGAGCGGCGAGCGCACCATCCGCGTCAGTGGCTGGAACCTGCCGCTGCCGGGCTTGGGGATCACGCTCGGCCAGATGTGCCTCGGCGCCTGCGAGGTCTGTGCGGCCGCTGCCGTGCTCTTCGTCCTGCTGCCGGGTGGGCACAACATCGACTACCCGACATTCCTGGCGGTCTATGTCTTCGCCTGCCTGATCGGCATCGCCAGCCACGCACCCGGCGGGCTCGGCGTCTTCGAGGCGACGATGCTGGTCGCACTGAGCCGCCTGCCTTACGAGGGCGTGCTCGGCGCGCTGCTGCTCTTCCGCATCGCCTATTACCTTTTGCCCTTCATCCTGGCGCTGGTTCTGCTGGCGCTGAACGAGATGATCAGGCGAATCAGACGGCGGGAGCGCTGA
- a CDS encoding ATP-binding protein: protein MFETVDPNAPATLALIGALGSAVVLLDAQGVVQALSPAMNALIPALDKGRQLTLVMRDPDLIGAMEQVSSQGGRRVIELVERVPVERTFRIHIAALRTAGGRRSLLLTFEDLSEQRVTERMRVDFVANASHELRTPLASLLGFVETLQGPARNDAGARDRFLTIMREQGLRMARLVDDLLSLSRIELRAHLAPETPVDLAGISREIVDPLTLMARERNVNLRLSLPEQPVKVAGDRDELLRLMENLVENAIKYGRKDGEVAIDVVDGATEASVSVRDDGPGIAPEHLPRLTERFYRVDTAASREAGGTGLGLAIVKHIVLRHRGRLTIESLLGQGATFKAIFPRLGPAPRTTS from the coding sequence ATGTTCGAGACTGTCGACCCCAATGCTCCCGCCACGCTCGCCCTGATCGGGGCGCTCGGCTCGGCCGTGGTCCTGCTCGATGCGCAAGGCGTCGTCCAGGCGCTGAGCCCGGCGATGAACGCGCTGATCCCGGCGCTCGACAAGGGCCGGCAATTGACGCTCGTCATGCGCGATCCCGATCTGATCGGGGCGATGGAGCAGGTATCGAGCCAGGGCGGGCGCCGCGTCATCGAACTGGTCGAGCGCGTGCCGGTCGAGCGCACCTTTCGGATCCATATCGCGGCGTTGCGGACCGCGGGCGGGCGTCGCTCCTTGCTGCTGACTTTCGAGGATCTCAGCGAGCAGCGGGTCACCGAGCGCATGCGGGTCGATTTCGTCGCCAATGCCAGCCATGAATTGCGCACGCCTTTGGCCTCGCTGCTTGGCTTCGTCGAGACGCTGCAGGGCCCGGCCCGCAACGACGCCGGCGCGCGCGACCGCTTCCTGACGATCATGCGCGAACAGGGCCTGCGCATGGCGCGCCTCGTCGACGATCTGCTCTCGCTCTCGCGCATCGAACTGCGCGCCCATCTGGCGCCAGAAACCCCGGTCGATCTCGCCGGTATCTCGCGCGAGATCGTCGATCCGCTGACGCTGATGGCGCGTGAGCGCAATGTGAATCTGCGCCTGTCGCTGCCCGAGCAGCCGGTGAAGGTCGCCGGCGACCGCGACGAATTGCTGCGCCTGATGGAGAATCTGGTCGAGAACGCCATCAAATATGGCCGCAAGGACGGTGAGGTTGCGATCGATGTGGTCGACGGCGCGACCGAGGCCAGCGTCAGCGTGCGCGACGACGGGCCCGGCATCGCGCCCGAACACCTGCCGCGCCTGACCGAGCGCTTCTACCGGGTCGACACCGCCGCCAGCCGTGAAGCGGGCGGAACCGGCCTTGGCCTGGCCATCGTCAAGCACATCGTGCTGCGCCATCGCGGGCGTCTCACCATCGAGAGCTTGCTGGGGCAGGGCGCGACTTTCAAGGCAATCTTTCCGCGCCTCGGACCGGCGCCGCGGACCACGTCCTGA
- the ppk2 gene encoding polyphosphate kinase 2, with the protein MAKSFSGNKLKGAIQLPPKEKGRPKASAKKQITSDKPANKSDAFDIEAETLPQRIVDAAFRSGGYPYDKRMKRKHYDKEMEPLQIELQKLLAWVRETGERIAIVLEGRDGAGKGGAITRFTQHLNPRQARVVALSKPSDTEKGQWYFQRYAAEMPAAGEIVFFDRSWYNRAGVEHVMGFCTPDQTDAFLREAPVFEGMLTRDGIRLIKLFLTIGREMQMTRLHARWHDPLKRWKLSPIDFEAIPRFDAYSKAFDEILERSSTSWAPWNVLRGNDKFRTRLNAIRLVLQAIPYKDKDEAAIGELDHKITLSAARYLDKGGEK; encoded by the coding sequence ATGGCGAAGAGCTTTTCCGGAAACAAGCTGAAGGGGGCCATCCAGCTCCCGCCCAAGGAGAAGGGGCGGCCCAAGGCCTCCGCCAAAAAGCAAATCACCTCGGATAAACCGGCGAACAAATCCGACGCCTTCGACATCGAAGCGGAGACCTTGCCCCAGCGCATCGTCGACGCCGCCTTCCGCAGCGGCGGCTACCCTTATGACAAGCGCATGAAGCGCAAGCATTACGACAAGGAGATGGAGCCGCTGCAAATCGAATTGCAGAAGCTCCTCGCCTGGGTGCGCGAGACCGGCGAGCGCATCGCCATCGTGCTCGAAGGGCGCGACGGCGCCGGCAAAGGCGGCGCGATCACCCGCTTCACCCAGCATCTCAACCCGCGCCAGGCGCGCGTGGTGGCGCTGTCGAAGCCTTCCGACACCGAGAAGGGACAATGGTATTTCCAGCGCTATGCCGCGGAAATGCCGGCGGCGGGCGAGATCGTGTTCTTCGACCGCTCCTGGTACAACCGCGCCGGCGTCGAGCACGTGATGGGTTTCTGCACGCCCGACCAGACCGACGCCTTCCTGCGCGAGGCCCCCGTCTTCGAGGGCATGCTGACGCGCGACGGCATCCGCCTGATCAAGCTCTTCCTGACCATCGGACGCGAGATGCAGATGACGCGGCTGCATGCACGCTGGCACGACCCGCTCAAGCGCTGGAAGCTGTCGCCGATCGATTTCGAGGCGATCCCGCGCTTCGACGCTTATTCCAAGGCCTTTGACGAGATCCTGGAGCGCAGCTCGACATCATGGGCGCCCTGGAACGTGCTGCGCGGCAACGACAAGTTCCGCACCCGGCTCAATGCCATCCGTCTCGTCCTCCAGGCCATTCCCTACAAGGACAAGGATGAGGCGGCGATCGGCGAGCTCGACCACAAGATCACGCTGAGCGCGGCGCGCTATCTCGACAAGGGCGGGGAGAAATAG